From a region of the Corallococcus coralloides DSM 2259 genome:
- a CDS encoding Hsp33 family molecular chaperone HslO, translated as MPDELVSGLLKASDLRLVLATTGDLSRQARATHQSMPASAALLSQGLTAAALMGSLRKGTDSRINLQLECDGPLRGLFVDGDANGVVRGYVKNTLVEYTGSEGRYHWRPVLGNQGFLSVLRDQGGGEYYRSSVELEHFDLVADLERYFHQSDQVPSHLMVAQLPGLVDGQEDPLATVVGLLVQPLPNGDRDAFKALGTRLKAQFQTAVQAHAQDGAATLLRSLVPEADLEIMSRYPLRFTCSCSRDRVKLALLAMGREELKDLLEKEGQAEATCQFCTTRYVIPGAEIQQMLTEGSA; from the coding sequence ATGCCTGATGAGCTTGTCAGTGGATTGTTGAAGGCGTCGGACCTGCGCCTGGTGCTGGCCACCACCGGTGACCTGTCCCGCCAGGCCCGCGCCACGCACCAGAGCATGCCGGCCTCCGCCGCGCTCCTGTCCCAGGGCCTCACCGCCGCCGCCCTCATGGGGTCGCTCCGCAAGGGCACGGACTCCCGGATCAACCTGCAACTGGAGTGCGACGGCCCCCTGCGCGGCCTCTTCGTGGACGGCGACGCGAACGGCGTCGTGCGCGGCTACGTGAAGAACACCCTGGTGGAGTACACCGGCTCGGAGGGGCGCTATCACTGGCGCCCGGTGCTGGGGAACCAGGGCTTCCTGTCCGTGCTGCGCGACCAGGGCGGCGGGGAGTACTACCGCTCGTCCGTGGAGCTGGAGCACTTCGACCTGGTGGCGGACCTGGAGCGCTACTTCCACCAGTCGGATCAGGTGCCCTCGCACCTGATGGTGGCGCAGCTGCCCGGCCTGGTGGACGGCCAGGAGGATCCGCTCGCCACCGTGGTGGGCCTGCTCGTGCAGCCCCTGCCCAACGGGGACCGGGACGCCTTCAAGGCGCTGGGCACCCGGCTCAAGGCGCAGTTCCAGACGGCCGTGCAGGCGCACGCACAGGACGGGGCGGCGACACTCCTGCGCTCGCTCGTGCCGGAGGCGGACCTGGAAATCATGTCGCGCTACCCGCTGCGCTTCACCTGTTCGTGCAGCCGCGACCGCGTGAAGCTCGCGCTGCTCGCCATGGGCCGCGAGGAGCTGAAAGACCTGCTGGAGAAGGAAGGCCAGGCGGAGGCCACCTGCCAGTTCTGCACGACGCGTTATGTCATCCCCGGCGCGGAGATCCAGCAGATGCTCACCGAGGGCAGCGCCTGA
- a CDS encoding phosphoribosyltransferase, with protein sequence MAIKRAAPPKSQDQRNPSPKSSVPSAAQKEGAEKLVSIPNDMVLAPQVEAPRQPTGRDQSRHKSTGVVELSWAEFDRKVQQLARTIRQAWEPQAVVGVAHGGVFVGGALAGALGCEFFPVRISRRSRDKAERPQERGQPQVSGEMPAELKGRRVLIVDDIASSGDTLELATALAKKVGAKEIRTACLIARPEGFTPDHVGLSTDSLFVFPWDYQPVMGDAHLDDDPDKAGA encoded by the coding sequence GTGGCCATCAAGCGGGCAGCGCCGCCGAAGTCCCAGGACCAGCGCAACCCTTCCCCGAAGTCTTCCGTGCCCTCCGCCGCCCAGAAGGAAGGGGCGGAGAAGCTCGTCTCCATTCCCAATGACATGGTGCTGGCGCCCCAGGTGGAGGCCCCGCGCCAACCCACCGGCCGCGACCAGTCCCGGCACAAGTCCACCGGCGTGGTGGAGCTGTCGTGGGCGGAGTTCGACCGGAAGGTGCAGCAGCTGGCGCGCACCATCCGGCAGGCGTGGGAGCCGCAGGCGGTGGTGGGCGTGGCCCACGGCGGCGTGTTCGTGGGCGGGGCGCTCGCGGGCGCGCTCGGCTGCGAGTTCTTCCCCGTGCGCATCAGCCGCCGCAGCCGCGACAAGGCCGAGCGCCCCCAGGAGCGGGGCCAGCCGCAGGTGAGCGGGGAGATGCCCGCGGAGCTCAAGGGCCGCCGCGTGCTCATCGTGGACGACATCGCCTCCAGCGGGGACACGCTGGAGCTGGCCACGGCGCTCGCGAAGAAGGTGGGCGCGAAGGAGATCCGCACCGCGTGCCTGATCGCGCGGCCGGAGGGCTTCACGCCGGACCACGTGGGGCTGTCCACGGACTCGCTCTTCGTCTTCCCGTGGGACTACCAGCCGGTGATGGGCGACGCGCACCTCGACGACGACCCGGACAAGGCCGGGGCCTGA